GTGGCTACCGACCTGATCCCCATGACGCTGGCTGCCAAGGCACCTGTGTTCCTGCTGGTCAATAAAGACAGCCCCTTCAAGACCGTTCAGGATCTGGTGGCTGCAGGACAGAAGCAGGAACTGACATACGGTTCGCCCGGTATGGGTACCGGCACTCACCTTTTGGGCGAGATGCTGCGTAAAGAAACCGGCGCTCGTCTGGTGCACGTGCCTTACAAGGGCGCAGGCCCAGCGTTGATTGATGCCGTCAGCGGCCAGATCGACTTTATTTTTGACGTGCTGACGGGCAGCCGTGGTTTCCTGGAAGATGGCCGCCTGCGTGCGATTGCCGCAGCGACAACGGAGCGCAGCCCTCTGCGTCCAGATGTGCCTACCATTGCCGAAGCCGGTATCCCCAATGTGGCATTCACCATCTGGTGGGGTATTTCGGCCAAAGCTGGTACGCCTGATGAAGACGTGGCCCGCCTGACCGAGCAACTGACGGCTGTCCTGAAAGAGGATGCAGTGGTCAAGAAATTCGTGGACTTCGGTATCCAGATAGAGCCTTCCACTCCCAAAGAGTTTGCTGACCTGATCGAGCACGATGCTCAAGCCATGGGACCAACCATCAAGGCCCTGGAAATCACGCTGGACTAAGACGTGATGGCTTGAAGAAAAAAGGCGCTATGGCGCCTTTTTTTGTTGTGCGTGGGCTGTCCGGAATCATGAGGGGACACTGTCTTCAACACACAAGACAGTTGCTTGGGCTGAAGGGCTAAACCTTGTCTATGGGTTACAGCCGGGGCTTTATATTGCCGGTGATTGAGCAGGAAGCATCGGCGGCGGCAATCACCTCCTGCCTTGCAGCTTCCTGCTGACGCCAAGCCGTTAAGCCAGCAGCTCCGCCTGTTTGAGGCAATACGCCGAGCAGCAAATGATCAGATTTTCCATAATCAGATGAGCCGCCTGTTCTTCCTGACGCTCGCTGAAGGCCTGACAAATCGCCTTGGCTCGCTGCATGGTTCCCAGACGGAATTGAGGGTCTTGCAGGCAGGCAATCCGGGCCTGATCAGCCTGATCATGCAGACGCGCCATCGTATCGACCAGTTGCTTGTTGGGCACCATGCTGATCCAGGCGCTGCGGAACGCCCAGTTGGCCTGAATATTGTCGATAGGGTCGCCCTGCTGATGCGTGGCTTCAATGCGGCTCAGGGCCTGTTCCATGGCCAGCATGCCCACTCTGCTTTGATTCATGCAAGCCAACTTGGCGGCTGGTGGCTCCAGTAGCAGGCGCACCGAGAAAATATCTTCAATATCCTGAGCGGTGTAGACCCGCAGCACAAAGCCGCGCGACGTCCCTTCCAGCACCCCTTCGTTTTTCAGTTGCAGCAAGGCTTCACGCACCGGCATGCGCGAGACATTCAGGCTGGCGGCAATTTCGTTATCCACCAGCCGCACATCAAAGCCGATTTTGCCCAAGGCAATGTCCTGGCGCAGCATGCCGTAGACTTGTTCACGGATATTGGGTTCGCGTTTTTTATAAGGATTGGCAGCCATAAGCTCGCCCGGCGCCTGGCGCACGGCAAAAGACTCAAAGGGCTATAGGATACCAAGTAAGCCCAGGGGGCTGACGCGTTTTATGTCAGGCCAAGTTGCAGGATAATAAGTCGTTTTCAGACCAGCACGTAGCAGGAGGGCCAGTCGATGCGGTGGCGGCATGTAGAAATTTTTGATGCGATTTGCCGTGGCGGCTCTTTGACGCAGGCGGCGCAGTTGCTGCATATCTCTCAGCCTGCGGCCAGCAAAATGCTGGCAACCGCAGAAATGCAGCTGGGCTTTCGCTTGTTTGACCGTGTGCGTGGCCGCCTGATCCCCACGCGTGAGGCCAGCATTCTGGCTCCCTACGTTGCGCGTCTGCATCAGAACCTGGATGACGTCAGCCGACTGGCGCGCAATCTGCGCTCTCACCATGAGGGACTGTGGCGTATTGGCAGCAGCCCGGCGTTTGGTCTGGAGCTATTGCCGGTGGCCTTGAGCCGTTGTCGTCAGGCTCATCCGGCCATGAGTTTCGAGCTGCGCACCCATCACAGCGGGGAGCTCTTGCAAGCTCTGGAAACGCGCGACCTGGATATGGTGATGAGCTTTGATCAGGGCGAGTCTTCCGGTGTCCAACAGCAGGTGCTGGCCCATACCGAATTGGTACATGTCACCTTACCGGGCGTTGCGCCTTTGCGTCATTGGGAGGAGATGGCCGAGCGTGCTTTCATCGCTTTGGACGCTGACGATCCTGTCGGTGCGATGGTGGAAGATCTGCTGCAAAGCTATGTCCCCGATGTTGCGCCCTTCATGCGCGTGCAGACTCATTACGTGGCTTGTGGCCTGGTTTTACAACAGGTGGGCGAGGCCCTGGTGGATCTGGTCACAGCCCGAGCCATGCAAGGCCGAGGCCTTGCCATACACCGCTTGCCCGAGCCTTTGCCGATTCCGGTCAGCATTTTGACGGCTCATGATGATGCGGGTTCTGGCTCGCGTGAGCGTGTGCTGGATCACATCCGGCAGGCTCTGCTGGAATGCCGTTTCCCGGACTGAGCAGAAAGTTGATTCCATAACCCAGGGTTATGGAATGCGCCAACTATTCATTGGCGCTCTACAGCGGCCCCCAAGACAATAGAGGCCAGTTATTGGGGGTATTTCCATGCATGTATGTATTATCGGCGCGGGTGTCATTGGCATGAGCACCGCGTTCATGTTGCGCCAGAAAGGGGTGAAGGTCACGGTACTGGAAGCTGGCTCGCAAGTGGCCGGACAGACCAGCTTTGCCAACGGCGGACAGTTAAGCTACAGCTATGTGGCCCCCCTGGCCGATCCGGGCGTGTTCAAGGATTTGCCACGCTGGTTATTGAATAAAGACTCGCCACTGCGCTTCAAGCCTGCGTTGAGCCCGCAGCAATGGCGCTGGCTGCTGCATTTTCTGAAAGCCTGCCGAGGTGATGTGGTGCGTCGTACCACCGCGCAGATGCTGACCTTGTCCTATCTGAGCCGCGATATCCTGCACGACTGGCAAGAGCGCTTCAATCTGGAGTTTGCCCATCAAAACAATGGCAAATTGATTGTGTTCCGCAGTCCCGGCCCGTTCCAGCATGCGCGTGAACAGGCGCAATTGCAGGCGGATATGGGATCGTCACAACAAGTGCTGGAAGCAGCCCAAGTGCTGGAGCTGGAGCCTTCTTTGCAGGCGTTGGGCTCGCGCTTGCAGGGTGCGATTTATACACCTAGCGAAGAAGCGGGCGACGCTTATCTGTTTTCCGTGGCCTTGCACGAGCGCATGCAAAACGACAGCGACTATCAGCTGAAACTGAACACGTCGGTGCAGCGTTTTGTAATGGAAGGGCGCGATGTCCGTGCGGTGCAAACCGCTGAAGGCGAGATTCAGGCGGATCAGTTTGTTGTGGCCAGCGGTATGGGTACGGTGCCTTTACTGCGTCAGCTGGGTGGCCGTCCCCTGATCTACCCCTTGAAGGGTTATAGCTTGAGCCTGCCGCTGGAAGGCTTGAATCAAGCTGTGCCAGCTATCAGCGTGACCGATTATGAACAGCGCATTGTGTACGCCCGTCTGGGTGAAGTGCTGCGTATGGCCGCGATGGTAGATATTGGTTTTGATGGCCTGGATATTCCCGCTGCCCGTATGGCGACCTTGAAGCAGCAGGTGAAGGATCTGTTTCCTGGCCTGCCACTGGAACAGGCACAGACCTGGGCCGGTTTGCGCCCTGCCACGCCGTCGGGCAAGCCGGTTGTGGGGGCCAGCAAGCTGGCAGGTCGCTTGTGGGTGAATGCAGGCCACGGCGCATTGGGCTTTACCTTGGCTTGCGGTAGCGCAGCGATTCTGGCGGCTCACCTGACGGGCGAGGCTGCGCCTATTGATGATGCTCCATTTCGTCCTTAGACCTTGAAGCGGATGATGGGTACGTGGCAATCAATTGTCCGTGGCCGGTCATGGGTTTACGGTAGCAGGGCGTGGTATTGGATGTTGGGTGCGGGGTAATTGGCCGCTAGTAATCAGTAGCGATGATTGCGCACCAGTAGATGGAGATGGGCAAGTTTTCCCTTGGAAGCTTGCCCATTTTTTTTTACGTATTTGTTTTTAGACGGTTGCCCGCAAAACCGGCGTCGCTTTGAAGCCCGCCGTCAGCAACAGGGATAGCCCATAAATGGCTACCGCCAGCACCGGAATCGACCACAGCGCATTGAAATCCAGTGCCGTGAACAGGTAGCGGTACATCAGGTCGATCAGCCAGGGGTGGATCAAATACACCCCCAAGGTCAGCTCCGCCAGATGGGCACTGATACGCGAGTTGATCAAGGGCTGATCCCAGTCACGCAGCAGCAGAATCAGCGCGATGGACATGGGGATGACGGTGATGCTCAGGTAATCGTAAAAGTACGCACCCGTTTGCCTATCGTGCGTGATAGCCAGTGCATAAAAGCCCCAGGCCGTTGCCACGATACTGCCCAGCAGCACCGTAATAGTCAGCCAGCGAGGCACATTCACCGGCACTTTGCGCAGCAGGTAACCGAGCAGGAAATAGGGCAGATAGGACAGGAACCAGGTAAAGAAGGGCGCAGAGTGAGTGTTCAAGTCCGGATTGCTGAGGGTGCTGAGGGCAGAGAGTACAAAGGCCGCTCCGGTCAGCGCGGCCAGCTGCTTCAAGTTGGTGTTCTGGACCATGCGACGCAAAAAGGGCGTGAACAGGTACAGGAACACAATCATGTACAGAAACCAGAGATGGAAATAAGGTCGACCCTGCAGCAGCCGCTCCAGATAGGGATAGGGATCAGCGTCGGGCGTCCACCAGTGCTGCTTGAAGGCCGTCCAGCCCAGATAGAAGGCGGTCCAGAACAGCAGCGGCAGCAAGACGCGCGATGCTCGCTTGCGATAGAACAGCTTCATGCCTTCCTGGGGACGAGGCTCCAGCAAGAGCGCACCGCTGACCATGACGAAGACCGGCACACACCAGCGTGTGGCGGCGTCGTAAAGATTGCCACTCCACCAGTTGGCAGTACCCAACTCGGCATTCAGGACGGCGTAGGCGGCGATATGCAGGCAGACGACGGAGAAAATCGCCACGATCCGTGCATTGCTGATCCAGTTCATGACAGGACATAAAAATCAGAGACCTCCCCATCCTAACGAGCAGACGTTTCTGATTTGTCCCCCAAATACGGGATTTAGCGTCCAGTTTTATCTGGATGTGACTGCATGGCTGCAGGTTTTCTGTGGATGCAGGCTGGATGAAAACATCCCGCTCTCTTTCGAAGAAGACTGAAAAAGGGTGTATAAATTACCAGCGTTATACGGTTAAATAGCAGGCTTAGCCAGACAGACCAGCCAGGGCATTCCTGCGCGGGCGGCGCTGGGCA
This genomic window from Alcaligenes faecalis contains:
- a CDS encoding D-amino acid dehydrogenase; the encoded protein is MHVCIIGAGVIGMSTAFMLRQKGVKVTVLEAGSQVAGQTSFANGGQLSYSYVAPLADPGVFKDLPRWLLNKDSPLRFKPALSPQQWRWLLHFLKACRGDVVRRTTAQMLTLSYLSRDILHDWQERFNLEFAHQNNGKLIVFRSPGPFQHAREQAQLQADMGSSQQVLEAAQVLELEPSLQALGSRLQGAIYTPSEEAGDAYLFSVALHERMQNDSDYQLKLNTSVQRFVMEGRDVRAVQTAEGEIQADQFVVASGMGTVPLLRQLGGRPLIYPLKGYSLSLPLEGLNQAVPAISVTDYEQRIVYARLGEVLRMAAMVDIGFDGLDIPAARMATLKQQVKDLFPGLPLEQAQTWAGLRPATPSGKPVVGASKLAGRLWVNAGHGALGFTLACGSAAILAAHLTGEAAPIDDAPFRP
- a CDS encoding GntR family transcriptional regulator, whose amino-acid sequence is MAANPYKKREPNIREQVYGMLRQDIALGKIGFDVRLVDNEIAASLNVSRMPVREALLQLKNEGVLEGTSRGFVLRVYTAQDIEDIFSVRLLLEPPAAKLACMNQSRVGMLAMEQALSRIEATHQQGDPIDNIQANWAFRSAWISMVPNKQLVDTMARLHDQADQARIACLQDPQFRLGTMQRAKAICQAFSERQEEQAAHLIMENLIICCSAYCLKQAELLA
- a CDS encoding LysR family transcriptional regulator, with amino-acid sequence MRWRHVEIFDAICRGGSLTQAAQLLHISQPAASKMLATAEMQLGFRLFDRVRGRLIPTREASILAPYVARLHQNLDDVSRLARNLRSHHEGLWRIGSSPAFGLELLPVALSRCRQAHPAMSFELRTHHSGELLQALETRDLDMVMSFDQGESSGVQQQVLAHTELVHVTLPGVAPLRHWEEMAERAFIALDADDPVGAMVEDLLQSYVPDVAPFMRVQTHYVACGLVLQQVGEALVDLVTARAMQGRGLAIHRLPEPLPIPVSILTAHDDAGSGSRERVLDHIRQALLECRFPD
- a CDS encoding Bug family tripartite tricarboxylate transporter substrate binding protein → MKVWLKLATCCALMLGAQAHAQNKNVTLVVPYPPGGAADQLARVISQEMGTRFDQKVIVENRPGAGAQVAMNVVKNANPSSLGTVLFLADSGAYSLNRHLYQRLNYDVATDLIPMTLAAKAPVFLLVNKDSPFKTVQDLVAAGQKQELTYGSPGMGTGTHLLGEMLRKETGARLVHVPYKGAGPALIDAVSGQIDFIFDVLTGSRGFLEDGRLRAIAAATTERSPLRPDVPTIAEAGIPNVAFTIWWGISAKAGTPDEDVARLTEQLTAVLKEDAVVKKFVDFGIQIEPSTPKEFADLIEHDAQAMGPTIKALEITLD
- a CDS encoding acyltransferase; protein product: MNWISNARIVAIFSVVCLHIAAYAVLNAELGTANWWSGNLYDAATRWCVPVFVMVSGALLLEPRPQEGMKLFYRKRASRVLLPLLFWTAFYLGWTAFKQHWWTPDADPYPYLERLLQGRPYFHLWFLYMIVFLYLFTPFLRRMVQNTNLKQLAALTGAAFVLSALSTLSNPDLNTHSAPFFTWFLSYLPYFLLGYLLRKVPVNVPRWLTITVLLGSIVATAWGFYALAITHDRQTGAYFYDYLSITVIPMSIALILLLRDWDQPLINSRISAHLAELTLGVYLIHPWLIDLMYRYLFTALDFNALWSIPVLAVAIYGLSLLLTAGFKATPVLRATV